A genome region from Micromonospora peucetia includes the following:
- a CDS encoding RNA polymerase sigma factor has translation MFLAGRLFGWLGVSTRISADSSQGHDVGSSRSRPKLTREQLDEIEHLYRQEAGELYRYACSNSLGRMSESWDLVQTTFHEAIHAWQKVGRYGPDERRKWLRRVLKNKAIDLWRKQKVVDLTADVSHPHSRSDDTGERAEFAIALARCWKVIEQMPPVRRNVASLVWGESWAPNRVAEHLGLAPSTVRGHLLEARRQLRASVGHLVPFIDDEEEQEPAS, from the coding sequence ATGTTCCTGGCAGGCAGGCTGTTCGGTTGGCTTGGAGTGTCGACTCGGATCAGCGCCGACAGCAGCCAGGGACATGATGTGGGTTCCTCCAGGTCGCGGCCGAAACTCACCAGGGAACAACTCGACGAGATCGAGCACCTCTACCGGCAGGAAGCCGGTGAACTGTACAGATATGCCTGCTCGAACTCGCTGGGCCGGATGTCCGAGAGCTGGGACCTGGTCCAGACGACGTTTCACGAGGCGATCCATGCCTGGCAGAAGGTCGGCCGATACGGCCCCGACGAGCGCAGGAAGTGGCTGCGCCGGGTGCTCAAGAACAAGGCGATCGACCTCTGGAGAAAGCAGAAGGTGGTCGACCTGACCGCCGACGTCTCCCATCCGCACTCCCGATCCGACGACACGGGCGAGCGCGCGGAGTTCGCGATTGCCCTGGCCAGGTGCTGGAAGGTGATCGAACAGATGCCACCGGTACGGCGGAACGTCGCGTCACTGGTCTGGGGCGAGTCGTGGGCCCCCAATCGCGTCGCCGAGCATCTCGGGCTGGCACCGAGCACGGTCCGCGGCCATCTGCTGGAGGCACGTAGGCAACTGAGGGCCAGCGTCGGTCATCTGGTGCCGTTCATCGACGACGAGGAAGAACAGGAGCCTGCTTCATGA
- a CDS encoding tetratricopeptide repeat protein — MSDNEERIPLTFTEIYRRARAAGSGSVPPFDLQRGLDDLRAWIDREVDLVEEPGRDLASAAARSSQAEIRGRRDLLEELVALARQPEDGPAVLVGMGGAGKSTLAAALAEQVRSWDRQVWWVSAADLAGFSAGLTSVVRDLGGSRTDVDSIAKGAADGPDRLWRLLEGSPRKWLLVIDNADDPWTLAAADSPAGVQDGAGWARASRRGLVVVTSRESDQRMWTGAQLFTVGQLGMADAARVLRDLAPEAGDETDARALARRLGGLPLALHLAGRYLRSGVAQWPTFAAYDQALGSLEGSMVDRTAELSLDGLARHGIPQARELMRLASCYAPESIPTRILPMTGLREALDGLRGVGLIQESPASITLHPVVTDANRAHLEGPEVWHSAIAHLVGALGELSFGRPEHWPQYRLLGQHLLAMLDTAADRVDQDHLALLMDVAATTARALIHSGAGRAAGTLCQIALARGAALGEEHRAVLRVRHQLAWAVADAGGLARAEAIYQDVLGVRRRVLGDLDPDTLDSRHEFGWIAGRLGRWAEAEQRYRDTLRDRLIHTAPDARDTLTTRHELAYAIAQQGRFGEARQAFEDVLRDRQRVLPDRAPQTLQTQHAIAWITAKQGSWAEAEGLYRNLLDLRQVLEADHPHVLLTLHELAWTIARQGRRAEAESIYRRVLERRSRTLGDDHPDTETTRWALSELRQGRIVDAVHPA, encoded by the coding sequence ATGAGCGACAACGAGGAGCGGATTCCGCTCACGTTCACTGAGATCTACCGGCGCGCCCGTGCCGCCGGGTCCGGGTCGGTCCCGCCCTTCGATCTTCAGCGCGGCCTGGACGACCTGAGGGCGTGGATCGACCGGGAAGTCGACCTCGTCGAGGAACCGGGACGGGACCTGGCCTCTGCTGCGGCGCGGAGCTCGCAGGCGGAGATCCGAGGGCGCCGCGATCTGCTGGAGGAACTGGTGGCATTGGCGCGTCAGCCTGAGGACGGCCCTGCCGTGCTCGTCGGGATGGGCGGTGCGGGGAAGTCCACGCTGGCCGCCGCCCTGGCTGAGCAGGTGCGGAGCTGGGACCGGCAGGTCTGGTGGGTCTCCGCCGCCGACCTGGCCGGGTTCTCCGCGGGCCTCACCAGCGTGGTGCGGGACCTTGGTGGAAGCCGCACCGACGTCGACTCAATCGCCAAGGGGGCAGCTGACGGCCCGGACCGACTCTGGCGCCTGCTGGAAGGTTCGCCGCGCAAATGGCTGCTCGTCATCGACAACGCCGACGATCCCTGGACGCTCGCGGCAGCGGACTCGCCAGCGGGCGTGCAGGACGGCGCGGGTTGGGCGCGCGCGTCGAGGCGTGGCCTGGTCGTGGTGACCAGCCGGGAGAGCGACCAGCGGATGTGGACCGGGGCGCAGCTCTTCACGGTCGGCCAGCTGGGGATGGCCGACGCTGCTCGAGTCCTTCGCGATCTCGCACCGGAGGCGGGTGACGAGACCGACGCCCGGGCTCTGGCACGAAGGCTCGGCGGGCTCCCCCTCGCCCTCCACCTGGCGGGAAGGTACCTGCGCTCCGGGGTCGCGCAGTGGCCCACCTTCGCCGCGTACGACCAGGCCCTCGGCAGCCTGGAGGGGAGCATGGTGGACCGTACCGCCGAACTCTCCCTGGACGGGCTGGCCCGCCACGGCATTCCCCAGGCTAGGGAGTTGATGAGGCTCGCCAGCTGCTATGCGCCCGAGTCGATCCCGACCCGCATCCTGCCCATGACCGGCTTGAGGGAAGCGCTGGACGGGCTGAGGGGTGTGGGCCTGATCCAGGAGAGCCCGGCGTCGATCACGCTTCACCCTGTCGTCACCGACGCCAACCGTGCCCACCTCGAAGGACCGGAGGTCTGGCATTCCGCGATCGCGCATCTGGTGGGTGCGCTGGGGGAGCTCAGTTTCGGCCGACCGGAACACTGGCCCCAGTACCGGCTGCTCGGCCAGCACCTGCTGGCCATGCTCGACACCGCCGCCGATCGAGTGGACCAGGATCATCTTGCCCTGCTCATGGACGTCGCAGCCACGACGGCCAGAGCCCTCATCCACAGCGGCGCAGGCAGAGCGGCCGGCACGCTGTGCCAGATCGCCCTGGCACGCGGCGCGGCGCTGGGCGAGGAGCATCGCGCGGTGCTGCGCGTCAGGCACCAGCTCGCCTGGGCGGTTGCCGACGCGGGGGGTCTGGCTCGGGCGGAGGCCATCTACCAGGACGTTCTCGGCGTTCGGCGGCGTGTGCTGGGCGATCTTGATCCTGACACCCTCGACAGCCGCCACGAGTTCGGGTGGATCGCCGGTCGGCTGGGCCGGTGGGCCGAGGCCGAGCAGCGCTATCGGGACACCCTTCGCGATCGTCTGATCCATACCGCGCCAGACGCGCGGGACACCCTGACGACGCGCCACGAGCTGGCCTATGCGATCGCCCAGCAGGGCCGCTTCGGCGAAGCCCGCCAAGCTTTCGAGGACGTCCTGCGGGATCGGCAGCGGGTCCTTCCCGACAGGGCTCCGCAAACACTCCAGACCCAGCACGCCATCGCGTGGATCACCGCCAAACAGGGCAGTTGGGCGGAGGCCGAGGGACTGTACCGGAACCTCCTCGACCTGCGTCAGGTGCTTGAGGCCGATCATCCCCACGTGCTGCTCACCCTGCACGAACTCGCCTGGACGATCGCGCGCCAGGGCCGCCGGGCCGAGGCGGAGTCCATCTACCGGCGTGTCCTGGAGCGCCGCAGCCGGACCCTGGGCGACGACCACCCCGACACCGAGACGACCCGATGGGCGCTGAGCGAACTTCGGCAGGGCCGGATCGTCGACGCCGTTCATCCCGCCTGA